The following is a genomic window from Mauremys mutica isolate MM-2020 ecotype Southern chromosome 4, ASM2049712v1, whole genome shotgun sequence.
GAGAGATCTGATGGAGGAGAGACACAGTGAGTGGGAGAGTCCCAGTGAGTCAGAGCAGACTGGTTCAGTGAGAAGGACAGTTGAGAAGAGCTACTGGGGACTGGAGAAATCCTGCAAGGAAGCAGAAGGTGGTTCTTTAGGGGGAGACTGGTggcaggagagcagcaagagAGCTTTACTGTCTGACTTTCCAAGCCAGGGTCAGGGGGCTGAAGACAGGAGGAGCAGTAGGAGAGATACTGGCTAGGTCTAAGCCACAGAGCTGGAGCCAAAGGCCCTGGTGAGGGCTGAAGGCAGGGAAGCAGCTGATGTCTCCACCCAGGAAAGCTAGACCCAAGGGGACAGTGAGAGGACCAGGGGGAGTGAggaatgctcccttgtaaagatTACCTCCTAGCAGAGAGTCTGTGCAGGTTCCTGCTGGGAAGAACAGTGTTGCACTCCAGCTGCAAGGGCTGGAGTGACTGTCCTGGCAGAGGGATGGAAGAGGACCAGCAAGGAGCCTAGATGTGGCAGGAAACACCGGATTCTGGTAAGGATGCACTCccagcagagaggttggtgtggGGGTAATATGCAGTTTTGGGACTTTTGTTATGGGTTCACTTGCACTATATTTTGTAACAAACTGGCTCCTAGGAGGGGTGTTGTTGAAGCAAGAGAGCCTGGCCTAGAGCCCTAGGGTTACCTaagagggaaaccgaggcaggtgTGCCTATCACGCTGTGGCCTGCTGCCAGAGGGCGCTCCCTGGCAGGACTGACTTTTTGCACAGCCACATTCAGACAAGGCTTTCCCCCTTTAATGATGATTGAGTTTAAGTCAGCCTTGTTTCCCTTCTGCCCACTTCAGCTCTCCAGAATGGAGGGTGAATGGATGCTAGGAGCCAGGGAAGCCCTAATAGTGCATGTGCACAGAACTCCTAGCAATTCTCCCCTCACGCATCTGGCACCAAGGCAGCTCCACTCACATTCATGATGTGCTGGAGCACTGGTGTAGACTAAGGGCAGATTGTTGTTACAGAGACAAATCCTTGTTGTTACAGAGATTTTTATACCAGTAAGACCTGAGCTGGGGCACCCACCTGCCCACTGGAAATAGAGGAGTCATGGTTAGACctttatcccttcaccctccacAGCAGCATGTACAGAGGCTGGAGAGGGGCTTGGGCTCATCCATGGCAGGAAGAGGCATGTTAGGGACCTGGGAATAGGATCAGAGAAGTCTTACATCGCCTTCTTCCATGTGCATATGACACTTGCCCACTTCACCTCCCCAAAGGTGGTCACCAATGCTTCTGTGCACCTCACAGGACGGGGGACAACTCAGAGGAGGGCTCAGAATGGGATGGCGTCTGTAACTCACACCTGCTGGCTCTGGGGTAAGTTACACTCCACGTGTAAGGTGGTGTAACTCAGGCCCATGTACATCTAAGCATTTGCCTCCTGCTCAGCCAAGGAGTGAACCACCTTTAGGCCTATGCCACCATTACTAATGCATACACCCATCATCATGGGTCAGGAACTAGCCCACTCAGCCAGTGTCTGCATGGGAGGAAAAGCTGACAGTTGCTGCTCTGGTGCAAAGGGCTGACCAGAGTCTGTGCCCAGCCCAGGGAGCACCAGGACACAATCCAGACAAAGCAAAGGAGGCGAGGGAATAAGTCAAAGTAACATTTACTGAGAGATACAGGACTGCGTATTACGAAGAACGTACATGGATGGAGATGGTAGCGGAGCCAGTGTGGAGGGCTGCATGGGCCCCTTTCCCAGCATGCCGAGGGGAAAGGAGCCAGACACCACCTAACAAGTAACACAATGAGATAACTGTGGCATATGCATTTGTAACAAACGGACCATTATAACATACATTTCTATGGGATCACGTCTAGTGATTATATAAATCCATATAGAGACAGCTGTATAAAAACtttgtaaaaaatataaaaaagtgtaaAAATGTGCATTCAAAAGCACGGCTGACAGGGACAGCTGGGCTGTAAACATTATACTGAGTGTGCTTGTGGGGCGCCTGCGCCACAGTGCCATGGACAGGCCCAGCCGCAAGGCAGGGCTTGTGTCAAGTGTTTGCAATTCTTTGTTTCGGATTCCATTCCGGAGTGTGCGCAAGGAGCAGTGGCAGGATCCAGAGGGACGGAGATAGGACAGACCTGGGAGATACAGACAGTATGTCTttgcctgccatccatctcccacACATGTTCATTTCTCCTGGGTCAAGCCTCCACTCCCAGCTAGGTGCATACCAGTAGGTGTGGGAAGAGAGGAAGATGCAACTTCCCCTCCCTGTATCTCAATGTGATCCAGCTTCAGGACGCCCTGCAGCGGGCTGCTTGCTTGATCCCTGGGGTTGGTGAGCAGGCTGAAGGGCCATGAAGAGGTATTGCAAGGGGTTGCCCTCACCACAGCTGCTAGACCCATCCCAGCTTCAGCCTCAGAGTGGGATGAATGGCAGGTTCCTGATCTTCTCCTTCCCATTATTTGGTTGGCCTGTAATCCCCAAGAAAGCCCACTGGGTTCTGGCTGGACAAGGCCTCGGTGCACAGTTCTCCATACAGTACATAGGCGACTTTTTGGAGACCCCAATTTGTTGTCTCCTCCTTGTCCTGGCCAGTACCACCTTCACTTTTTCTCTAGTTGTTCAAGCAGTGGGTTGGCTTCACTCTCCGGTGTCTTGATGCTGTCTGTCCGCACAATGCAAGTGGGACGGTGTCTGTTCAGCATTAGAATCAGCTGCTGCCTCTCCTGCTTCAGCTCCTCTATCTGGGCTTTCAGCTCGGCATTCATGAGCTCCAGACGCTCGGACTCCTAGCAGGGCCAGAGACACACATACAGCTTTAATCTGTCAACTCATAGTTGTGGGGAAAGAACAACCTGCTCTACGGTACCCAGTGCCCAGCATTGAATCTCCCTCTCCTGCACACACAATACACAAAGAGAAACTGCCctcagcagaggtgaaagtaagctggtacggtccagtacggcgtaccggcaagagccagtacaccatgctggaccggaccggcttccccaggctggtgatttaaagggcccggggctccctgcagcagccggagccctgggccctttaaatctccacctgagcccagctgccggagccctggggtagtggtggcagagCTCCAGTGGTGACTTAAAAGGCCAGGGGCTCCGCTGTGGTagcagtggccggagccccgggccctttaaatcgcccctgagctcccagccacctctgcaactggtagctctgggggtgatttaaagggcgtGGGTATTtaaaggccacgcctcttccggttgaggccttgccccctactcaggactccagtgtactggtaagtcctttaaattactttcacacCTGGCCCTTGACCAAACGAAGGTCTGTTTGCAAACCACCCTGCTTGATATTGCTCAGCAGCCCAGTGTGAAACTGATAGCGATGCAGCTCAGGGAGCCGCAAGAAAACTTTCAGTGACAGCCAACTCTTCTGGCTAGACTTTATTCCTATTGGGGAGTAGAATCTAGTGCTGGGATCAAATGGGACTTTCCCTCCTGGCCATTCCCTGGGACCCAAAGCAAGACTGTTCCCTACCGCACATTTAGTAAATGTTTTGTCCTGGTTGGTGCCCAATGATCCAAGCGAAGTGGACTGATGTTCCAGAAGATTAATCGGCACCTTTATTGGGTACACACCCCCATCTTGGGGGAATGGCTTAAATCTACAACTAACAATGCTTTTGTGATCGTTAACAGGTGTAAATCATGTCTGGTCTTGGTTAAGTATAGCTAAGTTGAGTTTTTCTACTACTCGCTTATTGTCAGTATCTTTgacctggtctacacggggggagggggttcgatctaaggtacgcaacttcagctacgcgaatagcgtagctgaagtcgaagtaccttagttcgaattacttacccctCCTCACGgggcgggatcgacgtccgcggctcccccgtcgattccgccaccgccgttcgcggtggtggagttccggagtcaacgggagtgcgttcggagttcgatatatcacgtctagatgagacgcgatatattgaactccgagaaatcgattgctacctgccgatatggcgggtagtgaagacgtaccctttgaATCAACCACTCAAACAGAGTAATAGATATTCCTCAACAAGAAGATCTGGCTATAATTCATGATTCTGTGTTGGCCCTTTGATTTTTCTACTCTGAAGATGGCCCATGGTTTTGAACCATATTTGAAAAAGTTATCAAATCTGCATTTATGTATTCGGCAAAGATTCCAAACCATAGAAACTGCTGTCCTTAAAGGTAGATATGGAAAAGTTCCTTCACATCTTGAGATTTGCTCGTGTAAATCTAGAGTGTTGGAAGATCTACCTCATTATCTTTTGGCCTGTAGAATATCCCAGCTTCTGAGAACACTCTGGATTATACctcttttgtattaaaaaaaataaaaaattctttaCCATCACCTCAAAGGACAATGGTTTTTAGTATTTTCTCAATCCCCAGTAGTAAATTAAATCAGTGGTAATTTTTGCCCTTTTAACACTATGCCAGAGAGTTCTGAATGACATTTGAATGTATTATAAGGATGTTGCTGTTTTAGATTGTGTATGTTTTTCTCATGTTCACAAAAGACACGTCATATGCAATCTAATAAAACTGAACTGAACACTACAAAAAAGATGTTTTGCACTTGAAGTATTTTTCATCCCTGAAGTAAAGAGGAACCAGTAACTAAGGGAGACCCAGCTTCTCAGCGAGAAGAGAAGCAACAAGGATTTCTGATCTTTTTATGGTTCAGATTTTACTGGCTTGTCTTACTGAgtgaatttgttttaaaaagaaccaTGTGTCCAAGAGCCCCACATCCAAGAGGTGCCTCTTGCTGCACATGACTGTGAGAGAATGTGAGGTGCATTCCTGCTAAAGGGGTGAGAGTgcaatggtgtgtgtgtgatctTTGGGGTGGCACCATGCACTGTAGGAGGAAGAGTACACGTGTGTACTGTATGGGAATCACTCTGGGAGAGGGTTTCATGTGTCTTTAGTGCACAGACTAGGAATCTCCAGGCTTTGGGAGAAGTGACCAGACCATGGGCATTCTACtactgcaggggttggcaacctttcagaagtggtgtgccgagtcttcatttaataccttctaaaaacattaaaatgtctctttctacaagtctataatatataactaaactattgttgtatgtaaagtaaataaggtttttaaaatgtttaagaagtttcatttaaaattaaattaaaatgcagagcccccggacggccaggacccgggcagtgtgagtgccactgaaaatcagctcgcgtgctgcctttggcacacgtgccataggttgcctacctctgtacTACTGCATGTCAGGGGCTGACAAGTCTCTAGAGTCTATCCTGGTACTCACTGTGTATCCTCTGGGCACCAGTTTGTGTCGCACTGGTTGGGCTTGTGGCCCCTTGTGGTTATTTGGGTGAGATGTGCACCCTGTGCAGGGCTGCACACAGTGCTAGGACACGGAATTCAGCTCACACCCCCAAGGTAAGTGTGTCAGATGCCTTCCTGCCCCAGCACACCCCATGCTGCAAGAGTAGGTTCAGCTAGCTACCTGCTCTAGCTGGTAACAGACACATGAGGTAATGGTCCATTTACCCTGCAGGACCAGCTGGGGAAAAATGAGAGAGTGGCCCTATGTCCTACCATGCAACTGCCAAATGAGAGATTGCATCTGCCAGACACCAGGCCTCACGATCTATGGGCAGCTTCAGGGCTCCCAGATGCAGGGAGAGGAAGTGACTGGAGGAGGGAACTCTTTGAACCTTGCAGTTGGGTGAGAAGTGAGATTCAGCAGAATGAACAGCCCCTGCTGGTCAATTGCTGAAGAGCCTTTAATAGCCTTGGGAGTGGGTGTACATTCCACCTTTTCCTCTCCAagtggagaggagagaggggTGCCTACTGCAGTGAAGCATAGCTGGAGAGGGAGCCTGTATCAAGCCTGCTGGGGAAAGGGCATGGGGCACTCACCCGCTGCAGGAACTCTGTCCTCTCCTTCTTCTTGTTGCGACATCGAGCTGCTGCTACTTTGTTTTTCTCACGGCgccttttccttctctcctcttcctcatccagcTGGAACAGGACACAGGCCCCACATTAGAACAGCCAGACAAGTAACTGGGGAGTGATGCAGCTGGCAATAGCCCCCTCGCCAGGTCTCACTGGCAGCAGTGGCTGTGcaagcctccccccacacctcagcTGATTCTCCTCAGTCCTGATCTGCAGTATCCCTGGCTATTTTGGTCTgtcctccccttcctctcctcgCACGCTGCTATCAGTacacctcagtcctgccctgcaacTCCACCTGCTAGGTCCAGTTCTGGGCTCTTTGGAGCACAGACTGCTGATCACTCCCACTTGTGACAAATTACTCTGTTTCTGTAATGTGGATTCTAGAGTGAGGCAAACTAGTTTCACCACAGAACTGTGTAATCCATGTAAGAAACTGTTGTGCAGGGGAGAAGGGTCTTGTGCAACAGCAGAGATTCCCCTGCCCCTAACACGGATGTGTGGGAGTATAGTAGTGGTCTCATGTGCCAGGAGCAACACTGACCTTCCCATGGCTGAGAGCAAGAACAGCCCCCAGAGAGGGGCCTCTCCTCATGCTGCCAAGTTCCCCTGCTACACTCAGCCCATACCACAGAGCTGAGGTCTGTGCATTAGTCCAGTGCAGCCCTGGTGCAATGTTGTGGacgtgtgtgtggggaggggaagggggcaaaTGGGAGAGACTTCTACTCTCTTCCCTATCTCAGGTTAGCTAACCCTGGGCTGATACTGTAACAGGCAGATACAGTATTGCAAGAAAAGTATTTTCTTTAGTGCCTGTTCAAAGCACATGGGTGGCTTGATCAGATCAGAGTGCTTCTAAGCAGGGATCTCAGTGCAAGAGACAGTTCAGTCTACAGCTGTAGATGTGTGAAGTCTACACTGAAGCTGGTaagggctgggggcagctgaAGGGAGTGCTCTCATTCCAGGAGCATCACCCAACTAGCCAGGCCCAAGAGAGCCTTGAAGACCTGAATGAGCCATTCCCTGATTGGTTCCATTCATTTTCTGCTCATGCACCATATTCAGCATTCTGGGCTCATAGTGCTCAGACCTGTTTCCTTGGAGCCAgaaccagctctaggcaccagaaaaccaagcatgtgcttggggcggcactccggctttttttgtgcttggggcagcaaaaaacctagagccggccctgcttggagcGTAGTGAGTAATGAAAGGCCCTAGTGCAGAGTGTGATGTATAGGGAGGGTGCAGCAAGATACCAGATCCCATTGTAGCATTGAGCAAAGACATAAATTTCTGCATTTAACTTCATTACTCCATTGTTCTATGCTAACTGACAAACTTGCTGTGTTAACCCTACATCACACAGCCAGAAAGCCACTATCAAAGTATCAGAGGCATTACTTAAAAAACCTAGGGCAGTAACCCatcaaaaaacccaccccaagcCCTTTGTTATGGTACAATTCAGTTCATAAATATTCATCTATTACTTAAGGATGCTGACCCaaatcctcaaaaggtatttagctgcctaactgccattgaaataaatggaagcaggtgcctaaataccttttgaagaAGTGGGCCTTTTACCTTTAAGCAAACATTGTATCTTTTGAGAAAATTACAAGTCTTACAACGCCTGGAAATTCAACATTCAGGTTACACTTTAAAATCAGGGAATATGGAACTGCAAGACAGAGTCACTcaaacagccttaactctgcctctGTGTCAATGTCTGCAGCACAATGAAAACCAGGAACCAGTCTTAAGACCTGTCTACACTCCAGCTGGAGGTGTAACTGCAGCACGTGTAAACATACACAAGCTATGCTTTAATCTACCTAGCGTGGGTACCAGTAGCAGTGAAGCCGCAGCACCAGGGACTAGCTGCCCAAGTAGTACCCATGCTCCTTGGCAGGCTTGTACAACCCAAGCTGCCATGGCTTTACTGGTAGTGGTACCTGAGCTAGGTAGATCAAATCTAGCTCAAGTAGGTCTACgcatgctgcagtcacccccaTGACTACAgagtagacatgcccttagccACTCCCCATCTCCATCACATCAGGGACTCTGAGAAGTTATCAAACTAAACTGCCACTCACTTGGTCAAGTCACACAGTTTCTGTTTAAATGCTGCAGTGGCACGTCTTGTCATCACTTCAGCAAACTACTCCTGCCTTCTCTATAGCCAACTGCAGTCATTGACAAGACAGATTTGTACATCTCTAAGCCAAAATGGACCACACTAAGGACAATTCCTTCCAAGTACAGGGTGTTCTAAACATTGTTGTTCTATGAAGCTCAGCAGTGACATGTAGCTATTGTGCCTAGGATTAGGAACCTCTTATGAACTAGAGGGAATGTTTGATAGTTTATCCACCAGTGCAATGTTGGGTTAACCAACTGAGTACCACAGACATGTCTATGAAACCAAACCCACATGTTCCAGGGCTCCTGGTCTCCTACCTAGGGAAACTATACAAGTTGCCAACTTTATAAAGTCCACACCCCTTTAATCAAAATGTCTCCATGTGACACACACGAGACAGGATGGTCACAGAGATaggtcagagttaaggtgacTGGATGAAATCCATTGGGCATCTCTAATGTTTGGGTTTTAAGGGTAACCAAGACATTGACTTCCCAACATTTCAGACAGTTACAGAGTTCTCTtcaaggttttttccccccttaaatAACTGATACACTTACACTCCTAGTTCCAGTTTAGGGAAGTAGTTTGTCTGGGAATAAAATATTAAACAAGGCCAGTTTCAATAAGAgcattttccattaaaatatcCACAGAAGGGCCaactctcccctgctctgcatgtcattcacccctgtgcaaagggGGCATCAAATCAGACAGAATGTTTTACACTCGCTTTGCAGAAGTGCAAGTGACAGTGTAAGGTGTCAGGCAAGGAGAACAGCCCAGAAATAGATTTAGATCTCACAGTACACGTTAATGTAAATAAGGTTGCCAAGTCTTTCTATACACAGTTAAACTCCTGTGTTTCTAACATTTGCAGGGAGGTGAATGGAAAGAGGCTCTTGACCCCACGCTTTGCCAATAGTTCAAGTAGCCCCCAGATTCTTCCTTTTGGATTCTTGAAAGAGTAAGAATTTCAGAGTTAAGGGCACAAGCAACTCTAACAAATCTGTGCACAATTAAGCAGGGTTTTAGAAGTCAGTGTAATCACCATTCCACTCTCATTAGCATAGCTTCCACCAGCTACTGATTTGTCTCTGAGTTAGTCTTTGAGCCGAGAGGAGCTATTAAAAGCAGCCTGCTGAGTGCAAGAAAGAGCACAGAGAAGAGAGGACATGTGCTCTCAACTCCCCACTCATCACAGCTCACTTGCTTTTTAACATGCAAAAACATCTCCCCATGTTTGCTGCAAAGCAGATCGTTAGTTGTGGCAGCAATAGGGAGCAATACCATTGGTGGGACAATACTTGCTCTCCATGATTCTCAGCTGATTGACACATTTTTGTGGTCTGCTCTGGCCAGTTCAGGCACAGAAAAGGGAGTGATtgatccttcccctgtcctcaTCTCACTGATCAGTCAAACAGAAACTACCCCATCCATCCTAACAGTTCAGAGACCATAGTACAGAGAAGGGTCACATCTCCTAGAAAGGTTACAGAAGCTCTGGGCATGTGGCTTAGCAGGGACAACAGGAAAGTGGGAGTTGGGACTCCTGGGGTCTCGTTGTGATTTCTTCAAAGATACTGtggcctcaggcaagtcactttccctctttCTGCCTGTCATAGGGTGACACTAGCCCTTttaagagggggaaaaagtgcaCCTATGACTGGTCAACTGACTCAAAATGGACTTAAAAGGCGGCACCGGGGCCCTAGAAGGGCAAGAGGCCTGAGTGCACTGAGAGAAGGGCAGGTGGGACTCCTGAGGAGGAAAGGGAGATCCAGAGAGCAGCAATAGGAGAGGAGAGCAGAGTTAGTACAGAGAGCCATTGGCAAGAGCAAGAGGTTGATTGtgaggactggccagagctgGGGAACCCCAGCTGAGTTAGAGAAGAGCTCATGCGGAGGCATCTGAAGAAGGGGAAGAACTACCTTGGTTAGGAGAAGCTGAGCCCAAAGAAAGGGGGAGTTTGATCCCAAAGCAGGAGTAGCTACATGGAATGCCACCGGCATTCTGTCTTTGGGGCTCCTGGAGAaggcttgtgggagaaatgtgggtcTTGGGATGCTAAGGTAGGAGACCTGGAGAGTGGGGACCTCAAACAGGGGCCACAGGAACTGGGACAGAGTAGTGTCAGGGTGAGTGATCTGGGCATGGGACTGAAGAGGTGCTGTGAGTAACCCTTGAGGAGTTTGAGGAGCTGTTTTTACTATGAGGGATCTGCAGACAGTGGCATTTCACATAACTCAAAGGATTTCAGTGTGCTGCAGAGACACTACTCCTTTGCACAGGTGGATTCAAAGGCGATACCGAGGCAGGCCCACTTCCTGTGCCACGGTCTGACAAAGGAGGGCGCCTCGTGTTTTCCCATTAATAAAATGGCACTGGCCTTCTCTGCCAGGGGTTGAGACTTAATTCATGTTTCTAAAGCTCAGTGAAATCTATACATAGGAGGCTCTAGAGTGGGCACTGGGTTATCATACAGGAAAGAATTTAAGTAGCTAAAGGGTTAAACCAGacatgggcggggggggagaagagattccctgtggggagaggggctgaagggtttTATTTCATGCTTAATGTCCTCCCATTCTCTCCAGTTCAGGAGGATGCTGGAGTTGCCTTCTTTGGACTATGACTAACATGAATTTCCCCACAGATAGCAGCCTCAGGAGAAGGGCTTCAGTCTGGAGAGATCCCTGCTCTGGTTTGGAGGGGAAGATTTCCAGAGCCCAGCAGTGACTGTTTCTAACACCCCTGTGCACCAATCTAAGTGCCTTCCCACCTCCATGCTGAGCTTTCCAGACTCCTAGGAAGTACAGACACACACCCCAGGTAGGGCTGCTCCTTTCCATAAGGTTTAGGAAGCAGTCTATTCATCCTAGTGCCAGGAGAGCCAGGCATGCTAATATCTGTAGGGTCTGAGCTGCACCTCCCCTAGAGATGAAGGCAGCTGTGGACTGCCTTGTAACAAGTGCGTAGGCTGCTCTTTGGCCACTCCTGGGATACGCAGTTTTGGCttacccaggctgcagctgcaaaaCCTCTGCTTTGAACAGCTTCATTTACTATCCTCAACTTGCTGCCTTTAGGACTAGTGCGGCTGAGGAACATGTTACGGCATTGCACCTGGGTTCTGGCATGTGCCATTTGGATTTCCCCTTTTTCGTTGCATGATGTTTGCTGACTTACAGCTCTAAGGAAACTCTTTCAGTACTTGCTCTATGTtagagcagagcagggcagaatgcatctcctctccccactcccaccacaGAGACGGTAAACAAGACATGCAAAGAGCATCCAAAAGCTGGCTAGAGGACTCTCTGCTGTTGACTGAGTCATGCGCATTAATGGAGTAGtcgcacagaaccccgctggccCAGGGAGAGGAGTACAGCGTGACGGCCATTGTACAGATGAGAAAGGAGAGGCATGAAGAGGTTAAGAGAGGTGCCTAAGACCATGGAGGGAGCCATCCAGGGAGCAAGGAGCCCTAATGCCAACCCTCATGTGACCAAAGGCTCATTCTCACAGCAGATGAGAAGATTTACCATAACAGCTCGATAGACAAAAGGCCACATGGCTTCAGTTCCTGACTGGCTCCTCAAGTTGTAAAGTGGGTGGGTGACCGAGGTCTCTCTCCTCTGAGCCAGAGTCTGAATTTACTCATGTATCACGAGGGCTGGCCTaggatatggagcctttcactgctggGTCAGTGGTTCACACCCACCCCAGGCCAGAGTGGCAGGAGATGAAGAGGGTGGGGTGTCATCTCAGTCCAGTTTTCAGCATGCTTAGCTCATTAAAAACTTTTTGGGCCATCCTGGCAGACAGACCAGTGACTGAACATCCTATCAAAATGGAATTGTCTGGGggtgggcgtgggggggggggagggaagaggcagaggtaGCATGAGCAGGGAAAGCTTGTCCAGCTACTACCCATGGATAGAGAGGACATTGGTCTACAGTGCCTTTAGAGCAGCCCCCCGGAGGCAGGCATGGCTTGGGGAATTCCCCTCAGAACTCACCTCACTTTTCACAGGCTGGGGTCTtttcccaagtttcacctccaaGAAATGCAGTGGCGAGATCATAGCCCCAATGTTGCGGATGTCAGCGTACTTCAGCTCTTCCACCGTCAGGGTGGTGCCCGGGAGTCCTGTCAAGGGGCCAAGCCCAGGTAGAGCACCAGCTGTCAGGGATGGATCCGGAATCTGCCCTGGCATCATAGCAGGGCAAGCAGCTCCTTGCTCTAGGGAGAGACCGAGACACAGGCTGTTATAGGGATTTAGCCACAGAGTCCCACAAGTGGGAGCAAGCACAGCTTACTCCAAAACCCATCAGGGTATGAACCAAGGGAAGCAGCTGCTCTCTCCCTCACTCCCAAACCTATGGAACAGGTACCAGGGTCACTCACCTAATCTGTTATGAGGATCCCTACCCACATCTTTCTGGTGCCACTGTGAGGGTGAAGAGATACATACAGTCTCAGAGCAATGAGGAGCCAATTCCCCCAGGTCTCTGCTCTGACACTGCCATTTGAGCCTGTGGCAGAATCATTGCATCTCATCCCACCCTTCCCAGCACACAAACACCAACAAGGCCATTGTACTCCCCTGTTCCCTACAACAGGCAAAGTTATTTGAGGAAGAGGAACCATTCCCCAGATTTAACACTCCTTGCATATTGTAATTGGTGATGGACACTCAAGTCCCTGCAGGAGAGCAGCAAGGACATGAAATCTCCCAACGTTTGAGAGTCCTCCCATAAGATCTGAGAGTCATGACCACATCTGACAGAGGTCTGCAGAGGGTTACACTATCAAGTAGGGGAGCAGGCCCAGCTATGCCATGGGacgtccccctccccagctctgtggcCGCGTCGAGCGGATTAAACACACTGACTGAACAGTAATTGTGCATATTCCTGAGAGCCTAGAGTAGAAAGGAAAGAGCTGCAGATAAGGGGCTTTGGAGACACCAATATCAGTCAGTAACTAGCTGCTCCCAgggaaggctgcaggggagggaggcagtgcaGGAAAAGAGGCACAAGAACAACTATATGTACCACTGCAT
Proteins encoded in this region:
- the JDP2 gene encoding jun dimerization protein 2 isoform X2 codes for the protein MMPGQIPDPSLTAGALPGLGPLTGLPGTTLTVEELKYADIRNIGAMISPLHFLEVKLGKRPQPVKSELDEEEERRKRRREKNKVAAARCRNKKKERTEFLQRESERLELMNAELKAQIEELKQERQQLILMLNRHRPTCIVRTDSIKTPESEANPLLEQLEKK
- the JDP2 gene encoding jun dimerization protein 2 isoform X1, which translates into the protein MIRNQKEKKNEDDEQGAACPAMMPGQIPDPSLTAGALPGLGPLTGLPGTTLTVEELKYADIRNIGAMISPLHFLEVKLGKRPQPVKSELDEEEERRKRRREKNKVAAARCRNKKKERTEFLQRESERLELMNAELKAQIEELKQERQQLILMLNRHRPTCIVRTDSIKTPESEANPLLEQLEKK